gatgttctgaatgaggagctagctattcaatgagtctcaaagatagtaggttgttctcttcaaaggctgagatgtactggatgtggAGCTCTCTATACAGGCTGTTTCAAAGTCTATAGTTCGTTcgcttcaaaggctgagatgtccTTGATCAGgacactaaccctaaccctaaccctaaccctactggatgaggagctagctattcaaggtgtctcaaagacagtaggttgtctcaaagacagtaggttgttcttttcaaagggtgaggtgtactggatgagtgGCTAGCTAATTAAGGTGTTTTTTAAAAGACagaaggttgttctcttcaaaggctgacatgcactggatgtggagctccctattcaggttgtctgaAAGACAGAAGGTTGTCCTCTTCGAAGGGTGAGATTTAATGCATGTGGAGCTCCTTATCCAGTTTggctcaaagacaataggttgttctcttcaaaggctgagatgtactggatgaggagctagctattcaaggtatctcaaagacagtaggttgttctcttcaaagggtgaggtgtactggatgagtgGCTAGCTAATTAAGGTGTTTTTTAAAAGACAGAAGGTTGTTCttgttctgtagggactgtatattgaTATAACTCCTCAACCTCTTAAACAGTTTATTTCTCCTTGCTtgctacaaaatcaatcaaactttacaaatgttcatcgcacgtgctctcatGTCTCAACTCCTCGCCATtactcgttgttgtcgtcgttacACATACaaccgtctcaaccaaatacacaacacTCCCCCCTGAAAATCGAGGAGGCGAGATTTACAACAACACAATGAACCTAACCCGCCGTAAGGCTTAATTCTGAGAAATGTATGCTGAAGACAATAGCTCCAAAATGCAAGACCTAGCATACATAAGTAAACAACTACACCTAATTCTATACCCTATAGAATATACCGTCAAATAACTCAAATACACATAATGACAAATCTAATGCTAAGAGTATTCCCCCCATTTACCAACCTGGGAAATGTAAATTACAACCTTCTGGTAAgaaactctgatgatgatatacctagtaatagtaataatagtatactaatacatgtaatcaaaatgtTAAGAATTTTGACCCCTTGATAGAGATTTGGCAATCAGTTGACATGCATGTATCTGACAACTACGACTGAGTAACCGAAACTCAACTCCAATTCTTGTATGTCACTCTGGATTAAATGTCTATTCTGCGGGTTCCAACAAACGCAACTTCTGAATAGGCCTTCTCATCAATCCTCTCTTGGTTTTCACTGTGACTGACCTAACCAACCCGTCTCTTCCTGGGTGTGTGGCCATCACACGTCCTAGTGCCCAATCTAGTTTTCTGATGTTGTCCTCCGCCACTAGAACGATGTCTCCCTCTTGCAGATTATCTCGTATCTCTGTCCATTTTGAACGGCGCTGTAATTCCACAAGGTATTCACTTGTCCACCTTTTCCAAAACTGTTTGGATATCCTCTGTTGATAGGCCCATCTCCTTTCAAGTGACAACTCTGGCTTGTATACAGATGGCAGCAACTGCAGATTTCTTCCTATGATCAAGTGACCAGGGGTTAATGGAAGAGGATCCTCCTTGTCAGCCGAGATATCCGATAAGGGTCGAGAATTGATTTGAGCTTCTGCATCAGTGAGCACGGTCTGAAGCTCGGTAAATGTCAGGCTGGCCTTTCTGAGAATCTTTGAGAGAGCTCGTTTTACACTTCCAACAAGTCGTTCATAAAATCCTCCATGCCATGGAGCCCTAGGAGTTATGAACTTCCACTCGATTCCTTCCAGTCTGAGTTTATCCTTGATTCTCGCATTGTTGTGGAACAAACGGTAAAGCAATGAAGCTGCACTCTCAAATGTTTTTGCATTATCGGAGTAGATGGTACAACACTTTCCACGCCGATTCATCATGCGTCTCAATGCTTGTAGGAACTCCTCTGTTGTCAAATTTGCTGTCAGCTCTAAATGCcctgccctggtggccatacatGTGAATATGAGGATGTAAGCCTTGTTGCTTCCAGCTCCATGTTTTCCACTGACATGTACTTCTCTAACATAGAGTGGTCCAGCATAGTCCACTCCAATGTTGGTAAATGGTGGCGATACATTAACCCTTTCCTCTGGCAACGGCGCCATTTTCTGCTCTAATTTTCTGGCACTTCTACATTTCTTACATGGTAGGACTCTGCGAACTTCCTGCCGGCCACATACTAACCAGTATTTGCTTCTCAAGTTAGACAAGGTTTGAACAACTCCTGTGTGTCCAAAGATGATGTGATAGTGGattatcaacatttccacaAATCTATTGTGATTAGGCAATATGatggggtttctaagctaatctGGCAGTAGTGCTTTGTGTAGTCTCCCCCCAACACGGAGTAACTTCAGTTTCTCATCCCATATCGGATCAAGCTGTTTCAAGCGGCTATTTGCAGGAATCGAAAGATTATTCTGTACTGCATGAATTTCCACTGAAAATGCTTGTTCTTGAGCCCAACGTAACCAATACAACTCCTCTTCTCTTTGATCAGTGAGAGTCAAGATTGCATTTTCTTCTCGAACATGTTGCCCATCTCCTGTCCTCACTCGGTACTTTAAGCTTCGGACTCTATTCATCACTCTCAGAAACTTGTGGTAACTCTCATATTTCTCCACTAGTTTCAGCTGCTCACTTTTGGTTTGGTCAGTTGTTTTCTCTTTGACTTGCAGTGCTGAGAaagtcttgggttttttcttctgttcAGCCAATTCCAGTTCAGCTGTGTCAATTCGCTGTTTTGGccaactttcttcttcttttcttaggAAGTCTGGCCCTTCCAACCAGAGTTGCGAGTTAACTAAGCTTTCAGCAGAACATCCTCTCGAGCATAGATCAGCGGGGTTAATTTTCCCTGGCAAATGACTCCACTTCCTAGGTGGTACTAGATTCTGTATCTCACTCACGCGATTGGCAACGAACGTCTGCCAAGTGTAGGCAGGTTTGCTAATCCAGGCAAGTACTACTTGTGAGTCAGTCCAGCAGTGTACATCCTCTATTTCCAACTTGATTTCACGTTGAACGTAGTTTACCAAGCGTGCTGTGATTAGCGCAGCCATGAGCTCTAGCTCTGGTAAGCTTCTCTTCTTTCCAAGTGGTGACACTCTAGTTTTAGAGCACAGTACAGCTGTGTGCACTCTCCCTGTTGGCAAGTCCCCAACCCTGACGTAAACTACTCCTCCATATGCTGCTACACACGCATCACCGAAACCATGCAGTGTGAATCTAGGTTGAGTGAAGCTCTCAGGAACTATACATCGCTGGACCTTTATCTGATCCAGATCAGAAACTTGCTCCTTCCAACGTACCCAGTTCTGATGAAGTTCATCAGATAACTTCTCATCCCAGTCAGTACGATCCATCCAGGACTGTTGGAATAGCCGCTTGGCTACCAAAGTGAACGGTGCTAACAAACCCATCGGGTCGTAAATTCGATGAAGTTGTTGTAAAACAGTCCTACGAGTTTCACAGGGTACATTTTCCATCCTCTCGCAAAAGGAAAACATTAGTACGTCCTCTTTAGGAATGTACTTGATCCCCAACGTTTTTGTAGTAAATTGTTCCTCAGTGACGACTACTATACCACAGGCAAGATCTGACTCCTCTAATCCAGCCAAAGCTTCTGGTTTGTTGGACACAAATTTCCTGAGTGGGAATCCTCCAGATTTCAAGACTGTTTTCATGTCTACTGCTAAGCTTGCTGCTGCTGTGGTATTGTCTTCTCCAGATAGTACATCATCcacgaaaatattttctgttatttCCTCAGTAGCCTTTGGGTATTCCTTTGTCTGTGTGAGTGCATGGTCCACTACAGTTTTGATACTCGAAAATGGAGATGATTTCAGACCAAATGTTACTGTTTTCAGCCTGTAAACATCAGGTTTTTTACTAGTGTCCATGTCAGGCCATAAGAATCTCTGTAGATCTTGATCTCCAGTTTGCATGCCGATTTGAAGAAACATTTTCTTTATATCTGCTACAAGCGCTACTTTATGTTTTCTGAAACGCAAAAGTATGGCAAGTGGGTCGGGCTGCAGTGCTGGTCCACTCAACAATGTGTCATTTAGTGACACCCCCTCTGGTCCTTTGGCGGAGCCGTCAAACACAACACGCACCTTTGTGGTTGATTTATCCATTCTAACAAAACAGGGTGATGAGGCAAGTACCATATTGCTTGCGCTTGTTTCTCCAATTCCTCAACTTTCTCGGCACGCCCTTTATCAACTAACTCTTGGATCTGTTCTTGGTAGGCCTCTCCCAAGTCTGGGTCCCTCTGTAATCTTCTTTCCAACCCCTCGAGACGTTTCTCTGCTAAGGTTCGATTTGATTCTAAAGACTTGTCCTTCCAGTCCGGATGGCGAATCAAACCTGTGACGTAATGACCATCTACGAGTTTTGTATTATCAAGATGCTGCTGCAATGCATCAATCTCCAATTCTGTGGCTTGGTGCTTGACCTCATTAGGTAATATTCCCAAGTGTTCTAGGTCCCAATGTCTGGCTGCAAAGTCAGTTTCATTCTCCAAGGAAACTCTATGACACGTGTTTACCATACCAATCTTTCCATGTCGTTGGTTTGGCTCCTCTATTGGGCAGATACCTGAAAGTACCAATCCAAAATGACTCTTTGTGGCAGTTGGCATTCCTGGTGGTCCAGTTTTTCTCACAGGCAGTAAGATGTTTGTCGTATCCTCTAGCCCCAACATAACATCAATTTCAGCCGATTCACGGGGGTATGTGTCTGCTATCTGCAATCCCTGTAAGTGTTGCAGCTTTGACAAATCTACTCTCACGCAGTTGAGGTCCATGCTAGGCTGATCAACTGTGTAGGCCTCTATCTCAAATTCCTCACCTTTCCAATTAGGAATAGCGCTTGATAGATGAAACTTAACTCTCTCTGTTTTCAATCTCATCTGGTTACCACCGGCTAGTGAAAATTCTGCCTCAACCTTGGGTCTTCGCAAGTCCAGTTTTCTTGCCATCTTGTTACTTATGAATGATACACCGCTGCCTGTATCAAATAAGATTCTCGCTACTGAAATTGCTCCTCGTGATTCGATTCTTGCTAGAGTGGATTGCATCAATATCTCCCTTGGACCTGTAATGGCCTTGACAAGTCCTACACTCTTGGGAAATTCCGTTTTTTGACGTAGACCTTGTACTTGCTCTTCTTCCGGTAGCTCTGGCTCACGATCATAATGGATCAAGGTATGATGTTTCTTCCCACATCTCTGACAGTGTCTTGAATTACAGTCTTTGACATAATGCGAAGCAAAGCAgttaaaacaaagttttaaactcTTGACCTTGTCTATGCGATCACTGACACTCATGGCTTTGAAGGTCTGGCACTGATAAAGTAGATGTGCTTCTTGGCATACAGGGCACTTGGGAGTTCGACTCTGCGTCTTCTGTTTTGATTGTCCAGCTTTAGGGTTACTTGTAGCATTGACATTCAATGCATATGCACTTGGCTTGCCATAACTAATACTAGTATGTTTTTTCTCTGGTTTCTGTGAGTGTGAAGTACTACTACTTG
The genomic region above belongs to Lineus longissimus unplaced genomic scaffold, tnLinLong1.2, whole genome shotgun sequence and contains:
- the LOC135503551 gene encoding uncharacterized protein LOC135503551 translates to MAPLPEERVNVSPPFTNIGVDYAGPLYVREVHVSGKHGAGSNKAYILIFTCMATRAGHLELTANLTTEEFLQALRRMMNRRGKCCTIYSDNAKTFESAASLLYRLFHNNARIKDKLRLEGIEWKFITPRAPWHGGFYERLVGSVKRALSKILRKASLTFTELQTVLTDAEAQINSRPLSDISADKEDPLPLTPGHLIIGRNLQLLPSVYKPELSLERRWAYQQRISKQFWKRWTSEYLVELQRRSKWTEIRDNLQEGDIVLVAEDNIRKLDWALGRVMATHPGRDGLVRSVTVKTKRGLMRRPIQKLRLLEPAE
- the LOC135503552 gene encoding uncharacterized protein LOC135503552, with product MQTGDQDLQRFLWPDMDTSKKPDVYRLKTVTFGLKSSPFSSIKTVVDHALTQTKEYPKATEEITENIFVDDVLSGEDNTTAAASLAVDMKTVLKSGGFPLRKFVSNKPEALAGLEESDLACGIVVVTEEQFTTKTLGIKYIPKEDVLMFSFCERMENVPCETRRTVLQQLHRIYDPMGLLAPFTLVAKRLFQQSWMDRTDWDEKLSDELHQNWVRWKEQVSDLDQIKVQRCIVPESFTQPRFTLHGFGDACVAAYGGVVYVRVGDLPTGRVHTAVLCSKTRVSPLGKKRSLPELELMAALITARLVNYVQREIKLEIEDVHCWTDSQVVLAWISKPAYTWQTFVANRVSEIQNLVPPRKWSHLPGKINPADLCSRGCSAESLVNSQLWLEGPDFLRKEEESWPKQRIDTAELELAEQKKKPKTFSALQVKEKTTDQTKSEQLKLVEKYESYHKFLRVMNRVRSLKYRVRTGDGQHVREENAILTLTDQREEELYWLRWAQEQAFSVEIHAVQNNLSIPANSRLKQLDPIWDEKLKLLRVGGRLHKALLPD
- the LOC135503553 gene encoding uncharacterized protein LOC135503553, whose translation is MATTKGNSVAAEPATLEFLLERRRINRQRYTKLEKSLFRYYDDVLPALDDDDRSPENEIKVRAAMSAREQLKSAYMDLQDTQDQVDYHRDNEERLNAMSDDQRRREDKDEQDYRERYFNCDAKIQRLEKDWFRPTKERSESEGKGSHHSSQSNIEVLTKGLAEAFKSMNNGISGEQLTTISSTLTKKKRELPIPKFSGDPHFFDQWRELLEAELAKPGYSEVEKTHFTITLLEGECRKLVAGMKDPDYQDILQVLESKYGDVESCVQKAVIEIANMEAPSSLALKDMEPFCHKLVSAWNYILKKTEALCELDETSWIFTALVRPKIPKTLLRKWDGEKLKAKTKSTLPLKFPDLLERLLDALQVTRRTEMEGGKRPTTSSSTSHSQKPEKKHTSISYGKPSAYALNVNATSNPKAGQSKQKTQSRTPKCPVCQEAHLLYQCQTFKAMSVSDRIDKVKSLKLCFNCFASHYVKDCNSRHCQRCGKKHHTLIHYDREPELPEEEQVQGLRQKTEFPKSVGLVKAITGPREILMQSTLARIESRGAISVARILFDTGSGVSFISNKMARKLDLRRPKVEAEFSLAGGNQMRLKTERVKFHLSSAIPNWKGEEFEIEAYTVDQPSMDLNCVRVDLSKLQHLQGLQIADTYPRESAEIDVMLGLEDTTNILLPVRKTGPPGMPTATKSHFGLVLSGICPIEEPNQRHGKIGMVNTCHRVSLENETDFAARHWDLEHLGILPNEVKHQATELEIDALQQHLDNTKLVDGHYVTGLIRHPDWKDKSLESNRTLAEKRLEGLERRLQRDPDLGEAYQEQIQELVDKGRAEKVEELEKQAQAIWYLPHHPVLLEWINQPQRCVLCLTAPPKDQRGCH